In a single window of the Dryobates pubescens isolate bDryPub1 chromosome Z, bDryPub1.pri, whole genome shotgun sequence genome:
- the TRIM14 gene encoding LOW QUALITY PROTEIN: tripartite motif-containing protein 14 (The sequence of the model RefSeq protein was modified relative to this genomic sequence to represent the inferred CDS: deleted 2 bases in 1 codon) — MAQGEAWGSRARLCAVHGDRPLELFCEDCGRCVCALCPALGPHRGHRASLLRDAVCRTQELVALCLEDLEKRKEQEAGNRRSIEQAANDLKIHAIMSKRHLSDRMTELQLLLREEESLAKNSIDEKTQQALEAHNQHLESCQEKLEALETLSVQIRQIQQHSDPIQFLEKYTEIKKEMEEPGHLLEQWHPIPLSFEHVLNYYKHLMTALQAILQKPLEARLKKDVFISLNATAKKKPGSMLKTLSPVDRLLFLKHARSPTWEYDSLHPRLKLSDDRLVVSCNWRRIFYPCGPQRFDKLWQVLSAPSLLAGSHYWEVDLLHAGAGWWIGAAYPSIGRKGDSETCRLGWNRASWCLKKFDVEYWAFHKGERIPIQIENDPDRIGIFLDYEAGILSFYNVSDGMAHLHTFHCKFTEPVYPALRLWEGSIGICKLT; from the exons ATGGCGCAGGGGGAAGCGTGGGGCTCCAGGGCACGGCTCTGCGCTGTCCACGGGGACCGGCCGCTGGAGCTGTTTTGCGAGGATTGCGGGCGTTGCGTCTGCGCCCTGTGCCCGGCCCTGGGTCCGCACCGCGGACACCGTGCCAGCCTCCTGCGCGACGCTGTCTGCCGCACGCAG GAACTTGTGGCATTGTGCTTGGAGGAtcttgaaaagagaaaagagcaagaaGCTGGTAACAGAAGGAGCATAGAGCAGGCTGCTAATGATCTGAAG ATACATGCCATTATGAGCAAAAGGCATCTGTCAGACCGAATGACTGAGCTCCAGTTACTGCTTCGGGAAGAGGAGAGTCTGGCAAAAAACTCCATTGATGAAAAGACTCAGCAAGCCCTGGAAGCACATAATCAGCATCTGGAGTCTTGCCAAGAAAAGCTTGAAGCCCTGGAGACCTTGTCAGTTCAGATCAGACAAATACAACAGCACTCTGATCCTATTCAATTCTTGGAG AAGTACACTGAAATCAAGAAAGAAATGGAGGAGCCTGGGCACCTGTTAGAACAGTGGCATCCAATACCTCTCTCCTTTGAGCATGTACTTAACTATTACAAGCACCTCATGACAGCTCTTCAGGCCATTCTACAGAAACCACTAGAAGCCCGGCTTAAAAAAG ATGTTTTCATTAGCCTTAATGCCACAGCAAAGAAGAAGCCTGGATCCATGTTGAAAACCTTGTCTCCCGTTGACCGGCTGCTTTTCTTAAAAC ATGCAAGATCACCAACCTGGGAATATGACAGCCTTCACCCAAGGTTGAAGTTATCTGATGACCGTCTCGTAGTAAGCTGTAACTGGAGGAGGATATTTTACCCTTGCGGTCCTCAGAGATTTGATAAACTATGGCAAGTGCTaagtgctcccagc ctccttgctgggagCCATTACTGGGAAGTTGACCTGCTTCATGCTGGGGCAGGATGGTGGATTGGTGCAGCCTACCCTTCCATTGGCAGGAAAGGTGACTCTGAAACCTGTCGACTGGGCTGGAATAGAGCATCTTGGTGCCTTAAGAAGTTTGATGTTGAATACTGGGCATTTCACAAGGGGGAGAGAATCCCCATACAGATAGAAAATGATCCTGATCGCATTGGCATTTTTCTGGATTATGAAGCCGGAATCCTTTCATTCTACAATGTTTCAGATGGCATGGCTCATTTGCACACCTTCCACTGCAAGTTCACAGAACCAGTTTACCCAGCTTTGAGGCTCTGGGAAGGGTCCATTGGAATATGCAAACTAACATAA